In Apodemus sylvaticus chromosome 7, mApoSyl1.1, whole genome shotgun sequence, the sequence AACTGCCACAGATTGATGTCTGTTGAGCTGAGTAAAAGCCAGAACGAGGTCAGGTGGCAGTGTAGGCAGAGAGTACTCACAACAGTCTGGACATAGGGGAGAACAGGGGACCAGAGAGTACTTGTTCTTGGTCACACCTCAGCCCTACCAGCAGCCTGACTTCCTCCCTTACTGTCTTGCAGAGGTTCCGGTTCTGTGGCGATCTGGACTGTCCCGACTGGGTCCTGGCAGAGATCAGCACACTGGCCAAAATTGTTAAGTGTACCGGTTTACTTAGGGTTGGGAGGAGAGAGGCCTGAGGATAGGAGGAGACTGGGCCTGGGAGCCGGGGGTTGGCTGGGGTGGTGAAGGAGTCTCCCTGAGGAAGGGGCCTTCATGCTCTGTGGCCTTGGTCATGTGACTGGCCCTCCTTCAGCCAGTCCCCCAGCAATGAAGGGTAAGGTAGGTCAGTCTGGCTGAAACAGGGACATCCTTTTCAGTCCTCTGTGAAGCTGCGGCTGCTGTGTAGCCAGGTGCTAAAGGAGCTTCTGGGGCAGGGGATTGATGTGAGTACAGGAGCCAACACTCCACTGTCCAATAACCTTAGGGGGCCCAGAGCAGTCTGTTCTTCAGCCTCCCAACCCCTTGGAtagccccttccttctttctagcCCCAGCCCATCTTACCCAGGATCTGGGCCAGGGGCAAGGGGCTGGTGGCAGGGCTCTGGTACCCCCTTAGCACCTCCTTTCCCCATAGTATGAGAAGATCCTGAAGCTTACTGCTGATGCCAAGTTTGGTGAGTACCCTGAACCGGGAAGCACAGTCTTccgtgatcctcctgcttcagtggcGAACAGCATGGGAAGAACCATATGGACAGCCCTGCCCACACCCTCTGCCGCTATCTGCTGGCCCCATAGCAATACATGGATGGGGTTCAGGAGATTTGGGACCCAAAGCTGGagatgagggcagggaggtggctgGGGCCACGGTGGCATCCCCTGTGTCCCCTGTGGGTCTCTAGAGTCTGGAGACGTGAAGGCTACGGTTGCAGTGCTCAGTTTCATCCTGTCCAGCGCAGCCAAGCACAGTGTGGACAGCGATTCCTTGTCCAGTGAGCTGCAGCAGCTGGGGCTGCCCAAAGGTACAGTGCAAACAGGCAGGAGGGAGACCAGTGGGTAGGGAGGGGTTCCTGGAACATACACTGAGACCTGTGGGTTCTGAAATGGTCCCAGTCCTCAGTGGGCCCTAGAGCCTGAGACCCACCCCTTAAGCCCTGTGCCAGCCTCCACTCAGCAGAGTCCTCTCAGAGCTCCATCTGCCTGCAGAGCATGCCACCAGCCTGTGCCGCTGTTATGAAGAGAAGCAGAGCCCCCTGCAGGAGCACCTTCGGGTCTGCAGCCTACGGGGTGAGTGTGAAAACAGCCTGGAGGGCCTGGGCACGCGCAAGCCAGACGCCATGGCTCCTGGGGAAGCCCTAACCACAATTACACACAGAGCAGATGAGGAGTTTAGATCTGGCCAAGGATCTCATGACTATGGCCTGAGCTTTCTTTTCTCTGAGGATCATGGTAGATATTCTTGTACCTGTTCTACAACAGGCCTGGCTTGGAAGGCAAGAGCTTTGTAAGTCACACAGCCTTAAAGGGTTATGAGCTGAGCCCCATTGTGGACTGAGGTGGCTTGCCTGGTGGCTAACTGCCTCTCTTCTTGCCCGCAGTGAATAGGCTGGCCAACGTGGGCTGGCGGGTGGACTACACCCTGAGCTCCAGCCTGCTTCATTCTGTGGAGGAGCCCATGGTGCACCTGCAGCTACAGGTTGTGTCTGCTCCAGGGACCCTGGCCCAGCCCATTTCCATGTCACTCTCAGCAGATAAGTTCCAGGTTCTCCTGGCAGGTAAGGTTGGGCCTGCAGAggttggggcccctcctgggtctggCTGACTGGCCTCTGCTCCCGACCACTGCTCACGCACCCTCCTGTCCCCTGCAGAACTGAAGCAAGCCCAGACCATGATGACTGCTTTGGGCTGAGAAGGGTGTTCCCGCCTCTGTGGAGCTGCCCTGCCTGCACTGAGTGGCTCCCTCCGCACTCCTCCTGCAGGGGTGGCCCTGGCCTCTTGAGTCCTGGGTAGGGCTACTGGGGATCTTCCCCAGAattgccttctttcttttaaaagaaagtactTGTCAACCATTTTTACAGGCAAAAAGAATAAACAAGTGTACAGCAGTGTGTATGGGTCTTGAGTGCTTTTGTTGAGGATGTTGTTGCTTGAGACAGGAGTCCAGATGCCAAGATGGACTCCGACTTGGTGTCTAGTTGAAATTTTAATCCTCCAGCCTTTACATCTTGAGTCCTGAGATTATAATCATGCACCACTGActtggttagggtttccattgctgtgaagagacaccatgaccatggcagcttataaaggagaacatttaactggggctggctcacagtttcagaggcctagtccattatcatcatggcaggaagcatggcagtgtgcaggcagacgcGGTGCTGaagaagccaagagttctacgCTGACCAGCCTGTTCACTGTGGGCAAGAAGTTAGGCAGTTAACCACCAGGCAGGCCACGAAGTTCTCCATCTCAATCCACAATGGGGCTCAGCTCATAACCTTCAAGGTTGTGTGACCTACAAAGCTCTTTCCTTCCAAGCCAGGCCTGTTGTAGGACAGGTATGAGACTATCTACTATGAACCTCAGAGAAAAGAAAGCTCAGGCCATGGCTTGTGTGGGCAGCAGAAAGAGACCATGTGTCACACTAGACACAACTTGAACATATCAGATCTTAAAGCACACtttgcagtgacacacttcctccaacaaggccacacctcctaatagtgccactccatacgggccaagcattcaaacaaatgagtctatgggtgtgggaggggcatacctattcaaactaccacaaacaCCATGCCTGATTTATATGGTGCTGGAACAAACCCAGGACTCCATGCAtgtcaggcaagcactttaccaacctgagctacagccccagcccaGGAAAGAGAGAGCAGGTGCCATTCTGACCAGCTGCCCATCACTTACTTGCTCAACACTGAGACAGGACCAGAAGGAGCAGTGTGTCTCTAGATAGGCGAGCTGGGGTGCTGGCTCTGCCTCGTGATCCTCTTGGCTCTGCCCTTTCTGTGCAGTCCTGTCTGTAGGCTTGCAGCAAGCTAGTGACACTGATGCCTGTGCCTaaggcagagaaaagaaagcatttccttGCTATCCTTGCTAAGAAGAGAAGAGTCCAGGCCTGAACTCTTTGTTAGCAACAGGTTTGGTGCTTCAAACTGAATAGTCACATTCCccaactgtcttagggttttattgcggtgcacagacaccatgaacaaggcaagttttataaagataacatttaattgggttggcttacaggttcagaggttcggtccattatcatcaattcgggaacatggcagcatccaggtaggcatggtgcagaaggagctgagagttctacatcttcatctgaaggctgttagcagaatacttgcttccaggcagctaggatgagggtcttatagcccacactcacagtggcacacctattccaacagggccacacctactccaacagggccacagctaatagtgccactccctgggccaagcacatacaaaccataaCAGCAACACGTTCTGAAGCTGCCCTCTGTACATGCATGTAGGAGGACTATGTACAGAGAATAGGTGGTGCTGCCCTCTGTACATGCATGTAGGAGGACTATGTACAGAGAATAGGTGGTGCTGCCCTCTGTACATGCATGTAGGAGGACTATGTACAGAGAATAGGTGGTACTGCCCTCTGTACATGCATGTAGGAGGACTATGTACAGAGAATAGGTGGTGCTGCCCTCTATACATGCATGTAGGAGGACTATGTACAGAGAATAGGTGGTGCTGCCCTCTGTACATGCATGTAGGAGGACTATGTACAGAGAATAGGTGGTGCTGCCCTCTGTACATGCATGTAGGAGGACTATGTACAGAGAATAGGTGGTGCTGCCCCTCTGTACATGCATGTAGGAGGACTATGTACAGAGAATAGGTGGTGCTGCCCTCTGTACATGCATGTAGGAGGACTATGTACAGAGAATAGGTGGTGCTGCCCCTCTGTACATGCATGTAGGAGGACTATGTACAGAGAATAGGTGGTGCTGCCCCTCTGTACATGCATGTAGGAGGACTATGTACAGAGAATAGGTGGTGCTGCCCTCTGTACATGCATGTAGGAGGACTATGTACAGAGAATAGGTGGTGCTGCCCCTCTGTACATGCATGTAGGAGGACTATGTACAGAGAATAGGTGGTGCTTCCAAACCAGGAAACCCCCTCCCAGGGAACAGAACGTGCCTGCACCTGCATGTTTGACCTCCTGAACTCCAGAATTGAGAAATGTGTCTATTGCGTcgggtgttttgttgcagcagcCTGAACTAAGCCTGTCTTCTCCCAAGATGGGAGCAGACTAGCCAGTGGCTCCTTGCAAAAAGGCTCACTGTTGAGTCAGGGCAGGGAGAGTCTGGAGCATCTCGCAGTGTGAGGAAGCTGTCAGAAGAACCCAACCAGTCTCACTATCCAAGAGGAGATAATTTGAGCATCAGAATAAGCgaaggactgaggcaggaggttgcACCTCACACCTGTAACCCTAACAATATTCAGGAGCCTGACTTGTGTATTCCCAGCCAGGCTATAGAGTGAgacattgtctttttctttttctttttttctttcttttttttttaagttaagggAAAAAatgccatgaaaaaaaaaaaaaaccagaaatgtcCACACAGCTTCCCCCAGGCAGCATCTCCTGTGTCCTCACAGGGTCCTGGGTGCCACTGCTTTTGCTCTTGGGACAGTACATTGGAGTTTTGTTATTCATCTGTCCTTTTGACCAGCCTAAGCTGTTGGGCTGACTTTGCTTTCATTTGCGTCAGGGTCTacgcagcccaggctggccaggaactcatgATAGCCCATGCTTACTTCATTTGGTCCTTTGTCTTGGGATGCAGATTGGGATTAACTTAGGCAAGCATAACCAGCATGCCTGGTGCCACCCTGAGCTTTGTGAGGATAGGAATTGCATTCCTAGGTTTCTGAAGCCCTGGTGCTGAATGCTCTTCCGATAGCTGCCTGTGGGGTAAGGACTGCAGTGgtgtttgctttggtttctttGGAACTAGGGCTCACTGTGTAACCCCATCGCCTGGACCTGGCCATAAGGGCCATGCTGGCCTCAGTTGCTTCTGCTTCTCAGCACTCCCAGTTGCGATGCTTCTAAAGGTGTTGGATTCGTCGAGACGCAGCAGCGAGCCCTCTACACTTTAATACTCCCAAGTACAAAGTGGTGGTCCAGGCCTTTAAACGCAGCACTTgttttttaatatacttttttttgTACA encodes:
- the Commd4 gene encoding COMM domain-containing protein 4, translated to MRFRFCGDLDCPDWVLAEISTLAKISSVKLRLLCSQVLKELLGQGIDYEKILKLTADAKFESGDVKATVAVLSFILSSAAKHSVDSDSLSSELQQLGLPKEHATSLCRCYEEKQSPLQEHLRVCSLRVNRLANVGWRVDYTLSSSLLHSVEEPMVHLQLQVVSAPGTLAQPISMSLSADKFQVLLAELKQAQTMMTALG